In Candidatus Cohnella colombiensis, one DNA window encodes the following:
- a CDS encoding HD-GYP domain-containing protein, translated as MLLRRLAGPIAGIIIPYIIYVYLKSQPSWDILLTVPHGHFYIVSAVCILAVIMAFAVGIAGRRVRNIKVSFLALAFISLAEIFMVHGLSTPNLIIHQTHVPGVMAPLSVIATTVWLWLSTFPSDHRVVVFFARYERLLLPVWTIIIALLGILVMMKPHWLDFIKLDIYPFNGAVTIVTGIINLHTIYRYFQSYSFSRFPLQIAIVYSAGWIIVAQVIMVTGETWRLSWWIYHFLLLASMLVMLWGLKKQYGANRSLAGVMRALFTRDPYEQITDSISPSVKALMIATESKDHYTAGHNFRVTVYALKIAEQLQLRPDQLRALANGTIIHDIGKLEISDAILNKPGRLTPEERVAIEMHPVRGYEMCRSLGFMKEELEIIRSHHEKWNGEGYPDRLSGEQIPRLARIVAVADVYDALTSDRAYRKAMTHDEAMQLLNSNKGTHFEAACVEAWEIVAKQVPDIYQHVSNMYEQKINVVHVQDGPPTIVS; from the coding sequence ATGCTACTTCGTAGACTTGCAGGGCCAATCGCGGGAATTATTATTCCGTATATCATCTATGTATACTTGAAGAGCCAACCCTCCTGGGACATTCTACTCACGGTACCGCATGGACATTTCTACATCGTCAGTGCAGTGTGCATACTTGCTGTCATTATGGCTTTCGCAGTGGGGATCGCGGGGAGAAGAGTACGGAATATTAAAGTGAGCTTTCTAGCACTGGCGTTCATTTCCTTGGCCGAGATCTTTATGGTGCACGGGCTATCGACTCCTAATTTGATCATACATCAGACCCATGTGCCAGGGGTGATGGCACCATTAAGCGTAATTGCCACGACCGTCTGGCTCTGGTTATCCACCTTCCCATCAGATCATCGTGTCGTTGTCTTTTTTGCTAGATATGAACGCTTGTTGCTTCCAGTATGGACGATCATAATAGCATTGCTGGGTATCCTCGTGATGATGAAACCCCACTGGCTTGATTTCATTAAGCTTGATATTTATCCCTTTAATGGTGCAGTAACTATTGTAACGGGCATAATCAATCTACATACCATATACCGTTATTTTCAATCTTATTCCTTCTCGAGGTTCCCATTACAGATTGCGATTGTATATAGTGCGGGCTGGATTATCGTTGCTCAAGTCATCATGGTTACGGGAGAGACGTGGCGACTAAGTTGGTGGATATATCATTTCTTGCTGCTCGCTTCTATGCTAGTGATGCTGTGGGGGTTGAAGAAGCAGTATGGGGCTAACCGGTCGTTGGCTGGTGTCATGCGTGCGTTGTTCACACGTGATCCATATGAGCAAATAACGGATTCTATTTCACCTAGCGTGAAGGCATTAATGATTGCAACAGAGAGCAAAGATCACTATACCGCGGGTCATAATTTCAGAGTGACCGTGTACGCGCTCAAGATTGCAGAACAACTGCAACTAAGACCAGATCAGCTTCGGGCATTGGCCAATGGAACAATAATACATGATATTGGGAAGCTTGAAATTTCAGATGCCATTCTGAATAAGCCAGGCAGATTGACACCAGAGGAACGTGTAGCCATCGAGATGCATCCCGTGCGAGGGTATGAAATGTGTAGAAGTCTTGGCTTCATGAAGGAAGAGCTGGAGATTATTCGTTCTCATCATGAGAAGTGGAATGGTGAAGGATATCCCGATCGTCTGAGTGGGGAGCAAATCCCACGTCTGGCGCGAATCGTAGCTGTCGCGGATGTGTACGACGCGCTAACGTCTGATCGGGCCTATCGGAAGGCCATGACACATGATGAGGCTATGCAACTACTAAATTCTAACAAGGGTACGCACTTCGAAGCTGCTTGTGTCGAGGCGTGGGAGATCGTGGCTAAGCAGGTGCCGGATATCTATCAGCACGTATCGAACATGTACGAGCAGAAGATCAATGTTGTTCATGTGCAGGATGGTCCCCCAACGATAGTTTCTTAG
- a CDS encoding DUF5995 family protein, translating into MNITQVIEEMTVRLQALEQHGDHRVVFQRVYLLMTKEMKRRLEDGFFHDSEWMERVLVGFAQYYFEALDAYEKESLCPPAWKLALAQAQDKRGFVLQDALLGINAHINSDLPLVLHAILDQDNDWSDSRVLYRRRQDHDRINDVLSDLVDQVQNELAQHYARLIGMIDWMFGRKDEALSSFILAHCRTTVWTQTESLLNASDHFERDDIRHQIEQGAYAIGRRIVDSRPLRLMKGIAPLTRRYRWF; encoded by the coding sequence ATGAATATCACGCAAGTCATTGAAGAGATGACCGTACGCTTGCAAGCGCTTGAACAGCACGGTGACCACCGAGTTGTATTTCAACGCGTGTATCTCCTCATGACCAAGGAGATGAAGCGCCGCCTCGAGGATGGATTTTTCCATGACTCAGAATGGATGGAACGTGTTTTGGTCGGCTTTGCTCAATACTACTTCGAGGCGTTGGACGCATACGAGAAGGAAAGCCTCTGTCCACCTGCATGGAAGCTCGCTCTCGCACAAGCTCAAGACAAGCGAGGCTTCGTCCTTCAAGATGCTCTGCTTGGGATCAACGCTCACATTAACAGTGATCTTCCTCTAGTGTTACATGCTATACTTGATCAAGATAACGATTGGTCCGATTCAAGAGTGCTGTATCGTCGTCGACAAGATCATGATCGAATCAATGATGTACTATCTGATCTCGTAGATCAAGTACAGAATGAGCTAGCTCAACATTATGCTCGACTCATTGGGATGATCGATTGGATGTTTGGTCGTAAGGACGAGGCTCTATCCAGCTTCATTCTAGCACATTGCCGAACGACTGTATGGACACAGACTGAATCACTGCTCAACGCTTCGGATCACTTTGAACGAGATGACATTCGCCATCAAATTGAACAAGGGGCTTATGCGATTGGACGGCGAATCGTAGATTCGCGCCCCTTACGTCTAATGAAGGGCATAGCACCCCTAACTAGACGTTATAGATGGTTCTAA
- a CDS encoding signal peptidase II: MKGGNPIQFYLIAFLVVLVDQVCKILVRIHIEIDASFSLWGIPMTHIENSGMAGGLLQGNARLFGIVAVEFIVAVIYYRRNGLIQGKWFELGFAFLVGGAAGNGIDRILFGEVTDFIIRSGNGVLNMADHAIEIGALLLILGALHQLLNKARALFAS; this comes from the coding sequence ATGAAGGGCGGGAATCCTATCCAATTTTACCTAATTGCTTTTTTAGTTGTGTTGGTCGATCAGGTCTGCAAGATCCTCGTGCGAATTCATATTGAAATCGATGCATCGTTCTCTTTGTGGGGAATACCAATGACCCACATTGAGAATAGTGGCATGGCAGGCGGATTATTACAGGGCAATGCGCGTCTATTCGGGATCGTAGCCGTCGAGTTCATCGTCGCTGTCATTTATTATCGTAGGAATGGTCTGATACAAGGAAAGTGGTTCGAGCTTGGTTTCGCCTTCCTAGTTGGAGGGGCTGCTGGAAATGGGATCGATCGGATACTATTCGGTGAGGTTACGGATTTTATAATACGTTCTGGCAATGGTGTGCTTAATATGGCAGACCACGCGATTGAGATTGGAGCATTGCTTCTCATCCTAGGCGCATTGCATCAATTGTTGAACAAAGCCAGAGCATTGTTCGCCAGTTGA
- a CDS encoding SGNH/GDSL hydrolase family protein, giving the protein MKVNETLKIHALASIANMKVHGRTTGARSPLALFWTGSGIECNAKGSELWVEVEVDYDSYEPWISIVINGVPVSRQMLTAGRYWVCVFRGMNENVTKNVRIVRDVQAMSGDPDCYLLIHAVKFDGEFLPVEEKPYKLEFIGDSITSGEGAIGATAEEDWISMWFSALHNYTAMTAEAVNAEYRVISQSGWGVLTSWDNNPHANIPDNYEKVCGVLTGQKNEALGALDDNDFERWQPDIVVVNLGTNDGGAFHSPAWEDEATGRTYKQRLNEDGTYHKDDLTVFEGAAANFLIKLRKYNPEAHLVWAYGMLGTPMLPAINRAIELYMKRSGDQKVTVVELPNMIDETVGARSHPGRLAHEWAAQELSAHIKEILAKN; this is encoded by the coding sequence TTGAAAGTAAATGAAACATTAAAAATACATGCACTAGCTAGTATCGCAAATATGAAGGTCCATGGCAGAACAACTGGGGCGCGCTCCCCATTAGCTCTATTTTGGACGGGAAGTGGAATTGAATGCAATGCAAAGGGCTCGGAGTTATGGGTTGAAGTAGAGGTGGATTATGATAGTTATGAGCCTTGGATTAGTATCGTAATTAATGGTGTTCCAGTCAGTAGGCAGATGCTGACAGCTGGGCGGTATTGGGTATGTGTGTTTAGAGGGATGAATGAGAATGTAACTAAGAACGTTCGAATCGTAAGAGATGTTCAAGCGATGAGTGGAGATCCCGACTGCTATCTGCTGATTCATGCAGTGAAGTTCGATGGAGAGTTTCTGCCTGTCGAGGAGAAGCCTTATAAGCTTGAATTTATCGGGGATAGCATTACTTCAGGTGAGGGCGCGATCGGGGCTACAGCTGAAGAAGACTGGATTTCTATGTGGTTTAGTGCGCTCCACAATTACACTGCGATGACGGCAGAAGCTGTGAATGCGGAATATCGAGTCATCTCTCAGAGTGGCTGGGGTGTTCTGACAAGCTGGGACAATAACCCACATGCCAATATCCCTGATAATTATGAGAAGGTGTGCGGTGTTCTTACTGGGCAGAAAAATGAAGCATTAGGTGCCCTCGATGACAATGATTTTGAACGCTGGCAGCCAGACATTGTTGTCGTTAATCTGGGTACGAACGACGGTGGAGCGTTTCATTCACCCGCATGGGAGGATGAGGCTACTGGGAGGACATATAAGCAACGCTTGAATGAGGATGGTACATATCATAAAGATGATTTAACAGTTTTTGAGGGAGCAGCTGCAAATTTCCTTATTAAGCTTAGAAAATATAATCCAGAGGCACATCTCGTGTGGGCGTATGGAATGCTAGGAACACCGATGCTTCCAGCGATTAATCGTGCTATCGAATTATATATGAAGAGATCAGGAGATCAGAAGGTTACTGTAGTTGAGCTTCCTAATATGATTGATGAAACCGTAGGTGCCAGAAGTCATCCGGGCCGATTAGCTCATGAATGGGCTGCGCAAGAGTTATCTGCACATATTAAAGAGATTTTGGCGAAAAATTAG
- a CDS encoding metallophosphoesterase — MFIVFILVALVVYSLLVYYIGRSGWSFFKPSNATGWKWIYIGCVVLLSTSFLLGRIGHGTIILQVIGSYWIMLFCLLLLLLPIVHICIWLLGYTRLPRHRVKRVAGIVILITLITCIAYGSYNAYSPVVRTYEIEIENEALANEKLSIVMAADMHFGHLSGSNHAKRLVSQVNALHPDLVLFPGDLIDDDIRPYLNKGIDEILQGIESTYGVYASLGNHDKDKGTMKELIASLERSNMTLLYDESITIADKFTLIGRKDKSDPDRAQLSELLVEVDQTKPLFLLEHQPYELGTAADQGIDLMVSGHTHRGQIAPAHLFTQMIYENDWGYLLKGSMHSIVTSGYGFWGPPIRIGSQSEIVHIIVTFTDGKSE; from the coding sequence ATGTTTATTGTCTTTATATTGGTAGCATTAGTTGTGTATAGTCTACTCGTTTACTATATTGGTCGAAGTGGATGGAGCTTCTTTAAGCCGAGCAATGCCACAGGGTGGAAATGGATTTACATCGGGTGTGTTGTGCTCTTGTCTACTTCTTTCCTGCTAGGGAGAATCGGGCACGGTACGATTATACTGCAAGTCATAGGCTCTTACTGGATCATGCTATTCTGTTTACTACTCTTGCTATTACCCATCGTTCATATATGCATTTGGCTGCTAGGCTATACTCGCTTGCCTCGACATCGTGTGAAGCGTGTAGCAGGCATTGTCATCCTGATCACATTAATCACATGTATCGCATACGGCTCCTATAATGCATACAGTCCTGTTGTTCGAACCTATGAGATTGAGATTGAAAATGAAGCTTTAGCAAATGAGAAGTTATCGATTGTAATGGCGGCGGACATGCACTTCGGACATCTATCAGGGAGTAATCATGCAAAGCGTTTAGTATCGCAGGTGAACGCACTTCATCCAGACCTCGTCTTGTTCCCAGGAGATCTCATCGACGATGATATTAGACCTTATTTGAATAAAGGGATAGATGAAATCCTCCAAGGTATTGAATCCACATACGGTGTTTATGCATCTCTTGGCAATCATGACAAGGATAAGGGGACGATGAAAGAGCTGATTGCCTCACTGGAGCGAAGTAACATGACGTTGCTCTATGACGAATCGATAACGATTGCAGATAAGTTCACGCTTATTGGCCGTAAGGACAAGAGCGATCCAGATCGCGCTCAACTCTCAGAGTTATTAGTCGAGGTGGATCAGACGAAGCCCCTGTTCCTGTTGGAGCACCAGCCCTATGAGCTCGGTACTGCTGCGGATCAGGGAATTGATCTCATGGTTTCAGGTCATACCCATCGCGGTCAGATTGCTCCCGCTCATCTCTTCACCCAAATGATCTACGAGAATGACTGGGGCTACCTCCTCAAAGGAAGTATGCATTCTATTGTTACTTCAGGCTATGGGTTTTGGGGGCCTCCGATTAGAATCGGAAGCCAATCTGAAATTGTTCACATCATCGTGACTTTCACCGATGGGAAATCTGAATAG
- a CDS encoding 3-ketoacyl-ACP reductase has product MAQVIKGKVAFVTGAGRGIGKAVAIELAKEGVNLGLLARTEDALQEVAKEIEALGVQVAYAAVDVSSLEQVEQAINKITNELGTADILINNAGIGTFSKLVEMDPEQWKQIIDVNLMGTYYVTRTVLPQLIEKNSGDIINISSTNGLNGAAGSSAYSASKFGVIGLTESLAQEVRRNNIRVTALAPSTIATDLAKSSSLIADGKVEQYMHPEDFAEYIVSQLKLSQRMYIKSASLLNTNPF; this is encoded by the coding sequence TTGGCACAAGTGATAAAAGGAAAAGTGGCATTCGTAACTGGAGCTGGACGCGGAATTGGTAAAGCCGTTGCAATTGAATTAGCTAAAGAGGGCGTAAACTTAGGGCTCTTGGCCAGAACTGAGGATGCGTTACAGGAAGTTGCGAAGGAAATCGAAGCGTTGGGTGTACAAGTTGCTTATGCAGCAGTTGATGTTTCTTCACTGGAGCAAGTGGAGCAAGCGATCAACAAGATTACGAATGAATTGGGTACAGCAGACATCTTAATCAACAATGCAGGCATTGGTACATTCTCGAAGCTAGTAGAGATGGATCCTGAACAATGGAAACAAATTATTGATGTCAATCTTATGGGAACCTACTATGTCACGCGTACCGTTCTTCCACAATTAATTGAGAAGAATAGTGGAGACATTATCAATATTTCATCCACCAATGGATTGAATGGCGCTGCAGGATCGAGTGCATATAGTGCTTCGAAATTTGGTGTCATCGGACTTACAGAATCCTTAGCACAAGAGGTTCGGCGCAACAATATTAGAGTGACAGCATTAGCTCCAAGTACAATTGCAACCGATCTAGCTAAGAGCTCATCCTTAATTGCTGATGGCAAAGTCGAACAATACATGCATCCTGAAGATTTTGCAGAATACATCGTTTCACAATTGAAATTAAGTCAAAGGATGTATATCAAGTCAGCAAGTCTACTCAATACGAATCCATTCTGA
- a CDS encoding PadR family transcriptional regulator — translation MDINVQFKKGALELCVLVLIHRKERYGFELAQQVSQYVQVAEGALYPLLRRLVTEGHCTTYLQESNEGPSRKYYRLTPEGEHYMNKMITEWNHFVTGVSNLLEEGAVHE, via the coding sequence ATGGATATCAACGTGCAGTTCAAAAAAGGAGCCTTAGAGCTTTGTGTATTGGTACTGATCCATAGAAAAGAAAGATATGGGTTTGAATTAGCCCAACAGGTTTCTCAATATGTGCAAGTCGCTGAAGGTGCATTATACCCTCTATTAAGAAGACTTGTCACAGAAGGTCACTGTACGACTTACTTACAGGAATCGAATGAAGGCCCCTCGAGAAAGTACTATAGGTTAACACCCGAGGGCGAGCACTATATGAACAAGATGATCACGGAATGGAACCATTTTGTTACAGGTGTATCTAATTTGTTGGAAGAGGGTGCTGTACATGAATAG
- a CDS encoding DUF1700 domain-containing protein, which translates to MNRTQFLTLLRKELGSMPIKEQNELLEDYESHYAFGQQEGKTEEQISVELGDPIELAVEATAEYHRNFPAKVKVSTTVSNTTFSIVGLFLLNFVLAVVPLGIAIWATWLSLLVASIMLIVAPLIVSADFIINQYFSMGKLFACITLSGIGIFISFGVLYIGKELNKITVSYYNWNKRVITGGQ; encoded by the coding sequence ATGAATAGAACACAGTTTCTAACGCTGCTTCGCAAGGAACTTGGCTCTATGCCGATCAAAGAACAAAATGAATTATTAGAGGATTACGAATCACACTATGCATTTGGTCAACAAGAAGGGAAGACGGAAGAGCAAATCTCAGTTGAATTAGGAGATCCTATAGAATTGGCTGTAGAGGCTACGGCTGAATATCATAGAAATTTTCCTGCTAAGGTCAAAGTGTCAACTACGGTTTCTAATACAACCTTCTCTATCGTAGGGTTATTCCTGCTTAACTTTGTACTTGCGGTAGTGCCACTCGGTATAGCCATTTGGGCTACTTGGTTAAGCTTACTGGTAGCTTCCATCATGCTCATTGTTGCACCACTAATCGTATCCGCTGACTTTATCATCAATCAGTATTTTAGTATGGGAAAGTTATTTGCATGTATTACTCTGTCTGGTATAGGAATCTTCATTAGCTTCGGTGTCCTTTACATTGGAAAAGAACTGAACAAGATCACTGTGTCTTACTATAATTGGAATAAACGTGTAATTACAGGAGGTCAGTAA
- a CDS encoding DUF4097 family beta strand repeat-containing protein, whose protein sequence is MRKGWVITAYALIIIGVIGLAFNKFDLGNKQKISINKEWTFDAATLKNMTVIGSSDNLEVEFVRSNDGTGFIEVDGEFSQQVVDRIMSTAISGDSFQLDLSADSEFTVFAFDFSNPKTHITVTIPDGETLDTLDVNSTSGNTKVRNILAANATVTTTSGNLTVADTQIDNLILKANSGNIIAEEITSNLDVSITSGNMKITDLSGELSAKANSGNITVTQKTTGSAKVQATSGNVHFTVANGFSGIYNLRANSGNIKSPDSIGTSSDIINIQTTSGNIKVKE, encoded by the coding sequence ATGAGGAAAGGGTGGGTAATCACTGCTTATGCTCTAATCATTATAGGTGTAATTGGGTTAGCATTTAACAAATTCGATCTCGGTAATAAGCAGAAAATAAGTATTAATAAAGAGTGGACATTTGACGCTGCAACATTAAAGAATATGACCGTAATTGGCAGCTCAGATAATTTAGAAGTGGAATTTGTGCGAAGTAATGATGGAACTGGCTTTATAGAGGTGGACGGGGAGTTTAGCCAGCAAGTGGTCGATCGAATTATGAGTACCGCTATTTCAGGTGACAGCTTCCAATTAGATCTATCCGCTGACTCGGAATTTACGGTTTTCGCATTCGATTTTTCTAATCCAAAAACTCATATTACTGTGACTATACCTGATGGAGAGACCCTGGACACCTTAGATGTAAATTCAACCTCTGGAAATACAAAAGTTAGAAATATATTGGCGGCTAATGCGACAGTTACGACTACATCGGGCAACCTTACAGTAGCAGATACACAGATCGATAACTTAATTCTGAAAGCCAATTCCGGTAATATTATTGCTGAGGAAATTACTAGTAACCTTGATGTCTCTATCACATCGGGAAATATGAAGATTACCGACCTATCCGGCGAGCTGTCGGCTAAGGCGAACTCAGGAAACATTACCGTTACCCAAAAAACAACGGGCAGTGCAAAAGTTCAAGCTACATCAGGGAATGTACACTTTACTGTTGCTAATGGCTTCAGCGGCATCTACAATCTACGAGCAAATTCTGGAAATATTAAATCACCCGATTCCATTGGAACTTCATCAGACATTATTAATATCCAAACGACGTCAGGAAATATTAAAGTGAAAGAATAG
- a CDS encoding spore germination protein, with translation MFSIFNFLRKIRNSKSHKSNKPAGFQQNNPLSPKLSANLHHIEHMFNLTPDLVIRHIHARQGAAPAALVYLDGLVNKDAINNNILRELTHKDPEEVSVGSIHKESEWGQIEDAILQGNSVLFVDGQPDSTIYGTQGWPQRAVEDSHVETSLRGAHQGFVETGSQNIAMIRRYIPNRELKIKELTVGRRGRTKISIMYLADVARPDVLEELETRIKRIDIDAIMNTGELAELIEDNPYSPFPQLILTERPDTATSHILQGRYIVVVDKSPTVMAAPAHFFTFLTSVDDHNYRWMIASFIRTLRFIAVIIALFLPATYITLISFNYEVIPVQLILSIAETRSRVPFPPILEAMLMEITIEMMREAGIRLPTPIGQTIGIVGGIVIGQAAVQAGIVSNIMVVVVATTAIASFLMPNYDMGAAIRLLRFPMMILASMFGIIGIVIGAIALVAHLVSLESFGIPYGSPLAPWRFADMKDMFIRVPIWAMIKRPKSTGPMQPIRQRNHRGGEDS, from the coding sequence ATGTTCTCGATATTTAATTTCTTGAGGAAAATCCGCAATTCCAAATCTCACAAGTCAAACAAACCTGCTGGTTTTCAACAAAATAATCCTCTTAGCCCTAAGCTCTCCGCTAACCTGCACCACATCGAGCATATGTTTAACTTGACTCCCGATTTAGTTATTCGGCACATTCATGCGAGACAGGGCGCAGCCCCCGCTGCTCTCGTCTATTTGGATGGTTTAGTTAATAAAGATGCGATAAACAACAACATATTGCGTGAACTGACCCATAAAGACCCAGAAGAGGTCAGTGTCGGAAGTATTCATAAAGAATCAGAGTGGGGACAGATTGAGGATGCCATTTTACAGGGCAATAGTGTGCTTTTTGTCGATGGGCAGCCAGACTCCACCATCTATGGTACGCAAGGATGGCCCCAAAGAGCGGTTGAAGATTCTCATGTTGAAACGTCCCTTCGAGGAGCGCATCAAGGTTTCGTAGAAACCGGGAGTCAGAACATAGCTATGATTCGAAGGTACATACCTAACAGGGAGCTGAAGATCAAAGAACTGACTGTAGGTCGACGGGGTAGAACGAAGATCTCAATTATGTATTTGGCCGATGTAGCTCGTCCAGATGTACTCGAGGAACTCGAAACACGCATCAAAAGGATCGATATCGATGCGATCATGAATACAGGGGAGCTAGCTGAATTAATCGAGGATAATCCCTATTCACCCTTTCCACAGCTTATTCTGACGGAAAGACCTGACACTGCGACTTCTCATATTCTGCAAGGAAGATACATTGTGGTCGTTGATAAATCGCCAACCGTTATGGCTGCTCCAGCTCATTTTTTCACTTTTTTAACGAGTGTTGATGATCACAATTACCGTTGGATGATTGCTTCCTTTATTCGAACCCTCCGTTTTATAGCCGTAATTATTGCCCTGTTTTTACCTGCCACCTACATTACATTAATTTCATTTAATTATGAAGTCATCCCTGTACAGCTCATTCTCTCGATTGCCGAAACGAGATCGCGCGTTCCATTTCCCCCTATCCTCGAGGCCATGCTCATGGAGATCACGATTGAAATGATGAGAGAAGCAGGCATTCGACTACCTACTCCCATTGGACAAACCATTGGCATCGTGGGGGGAATCGTAATTGGACAAGCAGCTGTACAAGCTGGGATTGTCAGCAATATCATGGTCGTTGTCGTTGCCACGACCGCCATCGCTTCTTTTCTTATGCCTAACTACGACATGGGTGCAGCCATTCGGCTTCTACGGTTTCCGATGATGATATTAGCTTCAATGTTTGGAATTATCGGTATTGTTATCGGGGCGATAGCGTTAGTTGCTCATCTCGTTTCTCTTGAATCGTTCGGTATCCCATATGGGAGCCCGCTCGCACCATGGAGATTTGCGGATATGAAGGATATGTTCATCCGTGTCCCGATCTGGGCAATGATCAAGAGACCGAAAAGCACTGGCCCCATGCAACCTATCAGACAAAGAAATCATCGAGGTGGTGAGGATTCTTGA
- a CDS encoding endospore germination permease, with the protein MKKDVTNGITFMQFIFIIHGSQVGFGILSLPKELADKAGTDGWISLIVGWFMSVIASIIIVLILRKYPNDTLPDLLIRLFGKIIGRILIIPVIFYFALFVWTILITAMLFIKQWFLPMTQDYIIMILLLTPGFLIASKSIRILGRYCELIFYMMIVLFLIFLIPVRDSHWIHLLPLFKEGWIPIYHGVSASIYSFLGFEIIFFVYPFLQKKHLAIRGVVIANTISLLLYLEVTLICFAFFSPDGIMDYNQPVLNLLKVIEFHFLERIDMLFLAFYLFEISATWLTSTFGTILSMGLLFGKKKPAFYASFFFLLIVVLVFLIHPSWNQNRQWMQLCAKAGIVFGYMFPVLLYLYVLIYNRLRRSESL; encoded by the coding sequence TTGAAGAAGGATGTGACTAATGGAATCACATTTATGCAATTTATATTTATCATCCACGGGAGTCAAGTCGGATTTGGGATACTTTCTCTGCCAAAAGAATTAGCCGACAAAGCAGGCACAGACGGTTGGATCTCCCTCATTGTAGGATGGTTCATGAGCGTAATTGCCAGTATTATCATTGTACTTATATTGCGAAAATACCCAAATGATACGCTGCCGGATCTTTTAATTCGTCTTTTTGGAAAGATAATCGGTCGAATTTTGATTATTCCTGTTATTTTTTATTTCGCTTTATTTGTCTGGACGATACTCATAACGGCCATGTTGTTCATTAAGCAATGGTTTCTACCGATGACGCAAGATTATATCATAATGATTCTATTGCTTACCCCTGGGTTTTTGATTGCAAGCAAAAGCATTCGAATATTAGGCCGGTATTGTGAGCTCATATTTTATATGATGATTGTTTTGTTTTTAATTTTCTTGATCCCTGTAAGAGACAGCCACTGGATTCACTTGCTTCCGCTTTTTAAAGAAGGATGGATACCCATTTATCACGGAGTGAGTGCTTCAATCTATTCTTTCCTTGGGTTTGAAATCATATTTTTTGTATATCCGTTTTTGCAAAAAAAGCATTTGGCGATCCGCGGAGTCGTCATCGCCAATACCATTTCGCTACTCCTCTATTTGGAGGTTACCCTCATTTGCTTCGCCTTTTTCAGTCCTGACGGAATCATGGACTATAACCAGCCTGTATTAAACCTATTGAAAGTCATCGAATTTCATTTTTTAGAACGCATCGACATGTTGTTTTTGGCATTTTATTTATTTGAAATTTCGGCCACTTGGCTAACTTCAACATTCGGTACGATCTTAAGCATGGGTCTTCTGTTTGGAAAAAAGAAGCCTGCCTTCTATGCCTCTTTCTTCTTTCTGTTGATCGTCGTACTTGTCTTCCTCATTCATCCATCATGGAATCAGAATAGACAATGGATGCAATTATGCGCAAAAGCAGGAATTGTTTTCGGCTATATGTTCCCTGTACTTCTTTACCTCTATGTTCTTATATACAATCGACTTCGACGGAGTGAATCTTTGTGA